A window of the bacterium genome harbors these coding sequences:
- a CDS encoding ribonuclease J, which produces MPSAPASGRAPAARRGDGLQVIPLGGLGEIGKNSTLIRLGRDLLVVDAGLMFPDEELPGIDLVIPDFRLLAAEGTVRGVVLTHGHEDHIGGLPYLLQAAPAPVYGTPLTLGLARRRVEESKEAPRMKGIPVRPRRPVRIGPFDVEFVHVNHSIPQACAIVVRTPAGTIVCTGDFKFDQTPIDGEPTDFSRLAEIGEAGVRLLLMDSTNVERPGYAPSERVVGGALDAIFARAGGRILVTTFASNVHRVAQVFRTAALHDRKVALAGRSMVDTVAIASELGVLTIPRGTLVPLEQIGRLPVKQVAILTTGSQGEPLSAMTRMAAGTHRLVTIAPGDTVVLSASPIPGNEAMVGRTINQLFRQGAEVIYGPQVHVSGHACQEELKLMLTLLRPNFFIPVHGEYRHLVLNQLLAQEVGIPKERTLLMENGQVVEVTPTRIARVGTVEAGNILVDGLGVGVGTVVLRDRRHLAQDGVVIALVALDRQSGELLAEPDIVSRGFVHVRESGGLIEECKQRVRETVTRCHDRGITEWGGVRSAIRDTLSRYVFEKTHRQPMILPLLVEV; this is translated from the coding sequence TTGCCCTCTGCTCCTGCGTCCGGCCGCGCCCCCGCCGCCCGGCGGGGGGACGGGCTGCAGGTCATTCCGCTCGGGGGGCTGGGGGAGATCGGAAAGAACAGCACGCTGATCCGGCTCGGTCGCGACCTCCTCGTCGTCGATGCGGGGCTGATGTTTCCCGACGAGGAGCTCCCCGGGATCGACCTCGTCATCCCGGATTTTCGGCTCCTGGCGGCCGAGGGGACCGTCCGCGGCGTGGTGCTCACGCACGGGCACGAAGATCACATCGGCGGACTGCCATACCTTCTCCAGGCTGCACCCGCCCCGGTGTACGGCACCCCCCTTACCCTGGGGCTCGCCCGCCGCCGGGTGGAGGAGTCCAAGGAGGCTCCCCGCATGAAGGGGATCCCGGTCCGGCCGCGCCGCCCGGTGCGCATCGGGCCGTTTGACGTTGAGTTCGTCCACGTCAACCACAGCATCCCCCAGGCCTGTGCGATCGTCGTCCGCACCCCCGCGGGGACGATCGTCTGCACGGGGGACTTTAAGTTCGATCAAACCCCGATCGACGGCGAGCCGACCGATTTCTCCCGCCTGGCGGAGATCGGGGAGGCCGGGGTGCGGCTGCTGCTGATGGACTCGACCAACGTCGAGCGGCCCGGGTATGCCCCGTCGGAACGCGTGGTGGGGGGCGCCCTCGACGCGATCTTCGCCCGCGCCGGCGGGCGGATTCTCGTGACGACGTTTGCCAGCAACGTCCACCGGGTGGCGCAGGTGTTCCGAACGGCGGCACTGCACGATCGCAAGGTCGCCCTGGCCGGGCGGAGCATGGTGGACACGGTCGCCATCGCCTCGGAACTGGGCGTCCTCACGATTCCGCGCGGGACCCTCGTGCCGTTGGAGCAGATCGGCCGGCTCCCCGTCAAGCAGGTGGCGATCCTGACCACCGGGAGCCAGGGCGAACCCCTCTCCGCCATGACGCGGATGGCGGCCGGCACGCACCGTCTGGTGACGATCGCTCCCGGCGACACGGTGGTGCTGTCCGCGAGTCCCATCCCGGGGAACGAGGCGATGGTCGGCCGCACGATCAATCAGCTCTTCCGGCAGGGGGCGGAGGTGATCTACGGCCCGCAGGTGCACGTCTCCGGGCACGCCTGTCAGGAGGAACTGAAATTGATGCTGACGCTGCTGCGCCCCAACTTCTTCATCCCGGTGCACGGAGAGTACCGGCACCTCGTCCTGAATCAGCTCCTGGCCCAGGAGGTGGGGATCCCAAAGGAACGGACCCTCCTCATGGAGAATGGACAAGTGGTCGAGGTGACACCGACCCGGATCGCCCGCGTCGGGACCGTGGAGGCGGGGAATATCCTCGTCGACGGGCTCGGGGTGGGGGTGGGGACGGTGGTCTTGCGCGACCGCCGGCACCTCGCCCAAGACGGCGTGGTGATCGCGCTCGTGGCGCTCGACCGCCAGAGCGGGGAACTGCTGGCGGAACCGGATATCGTGTCGCGTGGGTTCGTGCACGTGCGCGAGTCTGGGGGCCTGATCGAGGAATGCAAGCAGCGCGTGCGGGAAACCGTGACCCGCTGTCACGATCGCGGGATCACGGAGTGGGGAGGCGTTCGCTCGGCCATTAGGGATACGCTCAGCCGCTATGTATTCGAAAAGACCCACAGGCAGCCGATGATCTTACCATTGCTGGTGGAAGTGTAG
- a CDS encoding uracil-DNA glycosylase codes for MFVARSPRGLPALHGRIRRCRRCPLWRTRTYAVPGDGSARGGVIVVGEGPGREEDLTGRPFVGRAGGLLDALLASVGLGREDVYVTNVVKDRATTGGDRPRDRPPTPQEIAACAPWLTAQVALLRPRIVVTLGRYALEAFLPGAQIKEVHGRSQRRGAMTILPLYHPSYALHNPSVRPVLFRDIQALAALLHPSAEVPPP; via the coding sequence ATTTTCGTCGCGCGATCGCCCCGCGGCCTTCCCGCCCTGCACGGTCGGATTCGGCGGTGCCGGCGCTGCCCGCTGTGGCGCACGCGGACCTACGCCGTCCCGGGCGACGGTTCCGCCCGCGGCGGCGTGATCGTCGTGGGGGAAGGCCCGGGCAGGGAGGAGGATCTCACCGGCCGGCCGTTCGTGGGTCGGGCGGGCGGATTGCTCGATGCCCTACTGGCAAGCGTGGGGCTCGGACGCGAGGACGTGTACGTGACGAACGTCGTCAAGGACCGCGCCACGACGGGGGGGGATCGTCCGCGGGACCGCCCGCCGACCCCACAGGAGATCGCGGCGTGCGCACCCTGGCTGACGGCGCAGGTGGCGCTGCTTCGCCCCCGCATCGTCGTCACCCTGGGCCGCTACGCGCTTGAGGCGTTTCTCCCTGGCGCGCAGATCAAGGAGGTCCACGGCCGATCGCAGCGGCGGGGCGCGATGACGATCCTGCCTCTCTACCACCCGTCCTACGCGCTTCATAATCCCAGCGTGCGCCCGGTGCTGTTCCGTGACATCCAGGCACTCGCCGCACTGCTGCATCCGTCCGCGGAGGTGCCGCCGCCGTGA
- the dapA gene encoding 4-hydroxy-tetrahydrodipicolinate synthase, giving the protein MASFGQVLTAMVTPMDRALAVDYDRAAALAKRLVDTGSDGLVVCGTTGESPTLTDEEKIRLFATVREAVGTRAKVIAGTGTYNTAHSVHLTREAERVGCDGVLLVNPYYNKPSQEGLYQHFKAVAESTRLSVMLYNIQSRTSVNCEPATIARLADVPNIVAVKEASGNLDQMSQIRKLTPPEFHLYSGDDSLTLPLLAVGGTGVVSVASHLAGREIKAMIQAFQTGDVKRALGIHLRLWPLFKVIFITTNPTPVKAAMAMAGFEVGGLRLPLIEATPAERERIGAVLRDLALAPVAA; this is encoded by the coding sequence ATGGCCAGTTTTGGACAGGTACTCACCGCCATGGTGACGCCGATGGACCGCGCGCTGGCCGTGGACTACGATCGGGCGGCGGCGCTGGCCAAGCGACTCGTTGATACCGGCTCCGACGGACTGGTGGTGTGCGGGACGACGGGTGAGTCGCCGACGCTCACCGATGAGGAGAAGATCCGGTTGTTCGCCACGGTCCGTGAGGCCGTCGGCACGCGGGCAAAGGTCATCGCCGGGACGGGCACCTACAACACCGCGCACAGCGTCCACCTGACGCGCGAAGCGGAGCGGGTCGGCTGCGACGGCGTGCTCCTCGTGAACCCCTACTACAACAAGCCCTCCCAGGAAGGGCTGTACCAGCACTTCAAGGCCGTGGCGGAGAGCACCCGGCTCTCGGTCATGCTCTACAACATCCAGAGCCGGACCTCGGTGAACTGCGAGCCGGCCACGATCGCCCGTCTCGCCGACGTGCCCAACATCGTCGCCGTGAAGGAAGCGAGCGGCAACCTCGACCAGATGTCGCAGATCCGCAAGCTGACGCCCCCGGAGTTTCACCTCTACAGCGGGGACGACAGCCTGACCCTTCCGCTGCTGGCCGTGGGCGGGACCGGCGTCGTCAGCGTGGCGTCCCACCTGGCGGGCCGGGAGATCAAGGCGATGATCCAGGCGTTTCAGACGGGGGACGTCAAGCGGGCGTTGGGAATCCATCTGCGCCTCTGGCCCCTGTTTAAGGTCATCTTCATCACGACGAACCCGACCCCGGTGAAGGCGGCGATGGCCATGGCGGGCTTCGAGGTGGGCGGCCTGCGTCTGCCGCTCATCGAGGCGACCCCCGCGGAGCGCGAGCGCATCGGGGCCGTCCTCAGGGATCTCGCGCTCGCCCCGGTCGCGGCCTGA
- a CDS encoding aspartate-semialdehyde dehydrogenase: protein MPGFEVAVVGATGAVGQTVLRVLEERSFPVAALRATASARSAGRTVTFRGQPHTVVETTSEALAGVQIAFFGGGDGASERFARAAAAAGTLVIDKSSTFRMAPDVPLVIPEVNRHALRGHRGIIANPNCSTITMLMALAPLHAVVPIRRVVVCTYQSVSGAGRDQMDALLDQARRLLADEALLRERPQPDAVERVAGTAQPIAFNLLPQWKWMPGGVTEEEDKMIHETRKIMEADLPVSVTTVRVPILISHLMALHVEFARPFPVDRARAVLAAAPGVEVADDPDHGVFPTPLYATGRDACIVGRLRPDPTVPHGLCLVAVTDNLRKGAALNAVQIAEALIADGLAAERQNPKPPSRSLAGGS, encoded by the coding sequence ATGCCTGGGTTTGAGGTCGCGGTCGTCGGCGCGACGGGTGCGGTGGGGCAGACGGTGTTGCGGGTGCTGGAGGAACGATCCTTCCCCGTCGCCGCGCTGCGGGCGACGGCCAGCGCGCGCTCCGCCGGACGCACCGTGACGTTTCGAGGCCAGCCCCACACGGTGGTGGAGACGACGTCGGAGGCACTCGCCGGCGTCCAGATCGCCTTCTTCGGCGGCGGGGACGGGGCCAGCGAACGCTTCGCCCGGGCGGCCGCCGCGGCGGGGACGCTGGTCATCGACAAGAGCTCCACCTTTCGGATGGCCCCCGACGTGCCGCTGGTTATCCCGGAGGTCAACCGCCACGCGCTGCGGGGGCACCGGGGGATCATCGCGAACCCGAACTGCTCCACGATCACGATGCTGATGGCGCTCGCTCCCCTCCACGCCGTCGTCCCCATCCGCCGGGTGGTGGTCTGCACCTACCAATCCGTCTCGGGGGCCGGCCGCGATCAGATGGACGCGCTCCTGGACCAGGCCCGCCGCCTGCTGGCCGACGAGGCGCTGCTGCGGGAGCGGCCCCAACCGGACGCGGTGGAGCGGGTGGCCGGCACCGCACAGCCGATCGCCTTCAACCTCCTGCCGCAGTGGAAGTGGATGCCCGGGGGCGTGACGGAAGAGGAAGACAAGATGATTCACGAGACCAGGAAGATCATGGAGGCCGACCTCCCCGTCAGCGTGACGACGGTGCGGGTGCCGATCCTCATCAGCCACCTCATGGCGCTGCACGTGGAGTTCGCCCGGCCGTTCCCCGTCGACCGGGCGCGCGCGGTGCTGGCCGCCGCTCCCGGGGTTGAGGTGGCCGACGATCCCGATCACGGCGTGTTTCCAACGCCGCTGTACGCGACCGGGCGGGACGCGTGCATCGTCGGGCGGCTGCGGCCCGACCCGACGGTTCCCCACGGTCTCTGCTTGGTGGCGGTGACCGACAACCTCAGGAAGGGCGCGGCCCTCAACGCGGTGCAGATCGCGGAGGCGCTGATCGCCGATGGGCTTGCCGCCGAACGCCAGAATCCGAAGCCGCCGAGCAGGAGCCTTGCCGGGGGATCCTGA
- the dapB gene encoding 4-hydroxy-tetrahydrodipicolinate reductase, with protein MQVHRVVVAGAAGRMGRAAVRTIARREDMTVVGALGRKTGVGQDAGGVAGAGTIGVPITASLVDIFLMGRPTVLVDLTHGDAAAEHAAVALDHRVPVVIGATGLSVEAVTVLRERCAAQELGGILAPNFALGAVLMMEFARRAARFFPHAEIIELHHDRKRDAPSGTAARTARLVAEARGAAPEPPVTETVVAEGARGASIDAVPVHSVRLPGLVAHQVVLFGGPGQTLTIRHDSTSEESFMPGLVLAIQRVGALRRFVEGLEHVLDL; from the coding sequence GTGCAGGTGCATAGGGTGGTCGTGGCCGGCGCCGCCGGCCGGATGGGGCGGGCGGCCGTGCGGACGATCGCACGGCGGGAGGACATGACCGTGGTGGGTGCCCTCGGCCGCAAGACCGGCGTGGGCCAGGATGCGGGGGGCGTGGCCGGAGCGGGAACGATCGGCGTGCCGATCACCGCCAGCCTGGTGGACATCTTCCTGATGGGTCGGCCGACGGTGCTGGTCGACCTCACCCACGGCGACGCCGCCGCGGAGCACGCCGCCGTGGCCCTCGATCATCGGGTGCCGGTGGTGATCGGTGCGACCGGGCTCTCCGTCGAGGCCGTCACCGTCCTGCGGGAGCGGTGCGCCGCCCAAGAGCTGGGCGGCATCCTCGCCCCCAACTTCGCGCTCGGAGCCGTGTTGATGATGGAGTTTGCTCGGCGTGCGGCCCGGTTCTTCCCGCACGCGGAGATCATCGAACTGCACCACGACCGTAAGCGCGACGCGCCGTCGGGCACCGCCGCGCGCACCGCGCGTCTGGTGGCCGAGGCGCGGGGAGCCGCGCCCGAGCCGCCCGTGACCGAGACGGTGGTCGCCGAGGGCGCGCGGGGTGCCTCGATCGATGCGGTGCCGGTCCACAGCGTGCGGCTGCCCGGATTGGTCGCCCATCAGGTGGTGCTGTTTGGCGGGCCGGGGCAGACGCTGACCATCCGGCACGACTCCACGAGCGAGGAGTCGTTCATGCCGGGGCTGGTGCTCGCGATTCAGCGGGTCGGGGCCCTGCGCCGCTTCGTGGAAGGGTTGGAGCACGTGCTCGATCTGTAG
- a CDS encoding pitrilysin family protein codes for MGMTMAVDQALYRRATLSNGVTVITEPMDHVRTVALGVWIAAGSRYEDTPHNGISHFIEHILFKGTATRSALAIAEAVDAIGGQLNAFTDKEHTCYYLRVLRDHLAEGMAILTDMLLHPAMDAEAVEKERQVLAEEIKMYEDAPDDLVHDVFAETLWPEHPLGRPVSGSLASLGGLTREDLQAYMAERYRPDAVLVTAAGLLDHEQIVDLADQFLGGWAGRAAPAVHVPPRPQRATAYRSKEIEQVHLCLGVPGLAQAHPDRYVLAVLDSALGSGMSSRLFQEIREERGLAYSISSYQSAYADAGAFVVYAGTSPAATREVVRLILAGLVRARDGLTVDEVARAKESLKGNLMLALETPGSRMSKLARSEQYFGRQITLDEIIADVDAVEGEAVRHLADSLLVPDRLALAAIGPFDQQPALIAAIEEEVRARAGA; via the coding sequence ATGGGGATGACGATGGCGGTTGACCAGGCGCTGTACCGGCGCGCGACCCTTTCCAACGGGGTGACGGTGATCACCGAACCGATGGACCACGTGCGCACGGTGGCGCTGGGCGTCTGGATCGCGGCGGGGTCTCGGTACGAAGACACTCCGCACAACGGGATCTCCCATTTTATCGAGCACATCCTGTTCAAGGGCACCGCGACGCGATCGGCGCTGGCCATCGCCGAGGCGGTGGACGCGATCGGGGGCCAGCTCAACGCGTTCACGGACAAAGAACACACCTGCTACTACCTGCGGGTGCTGCGCGATCACCTGGCGGAGGGGATGGCGATCCTCACGGACATGCTCCTCCACCCGGCGATGGACGCGGAGGCGGTCGAAAAGGAGCGACAGGTGCTCGCCGAGGAGATCAAGATGTACGAGGACGCTCCGGACGACCTCGTGCACGACGTGTTCGCGGAGACCCTGTGGCCCGAGCACCCGCTCGGCCGCCCGGTTTCCGGGAGCCTGGCCAGCCTGGGCGGACTGACCCGTGAGGATCTCCAGGCCTACATGGCGGAGCGGTACCGCCCCGACGCCGTGCTGGTCACCGCGGCGGGGTTGTTGGATCACGAGCAGATCGTGGATCTCGCCGACCAGTTTCTGGGCGGATGGGCCGGGCGCGCCGCCCCGGCCGTCCACGTGCCGCCCCGGCCCCAGCGGGCGACAGCCTACCGGAGTAAGGAGATCGAGCAGGTGCACCTCTGTCTCGGCGTGCCCGGCCTCGCCCAGGCCCACCCGGATCGGTACGTCCTGGCGGTCCTCGACTCCGCGCTGGGGAGCGGGATGAGCAGCCGGCTCTTCCAGGAGATCCGGGAGGAGCGCGGGCTGGCGTACTCCATCTCCTCCTACCAGTCCGCCTACGCCGATGCGGGGGCGTTCGTCGTTTACGCCGGCACGAGCCCCGCCGCGACGCGGGAGGTCGTGCGACTGATCCTCGCCGGCCTGGTGCGCGCGCGCGACGGGCTGACCGTTGACGAGGTGGCCCGGGCCAAGGAATCGCTCAAGGGGAACCTGATGCTCGCCCTGGAGACCCCCGGCAGCCGGATGAGCAAACTGGCCCGCTCGGAGCAGTACTTCGGGCGCCAGATCACCCTGGACGAAATCATCGCCGACGTCGATGCCGTCGAGGGCGAGGCCGTGCGGCACCTGGCAGATTCGCTTCTGGTTCCCGATCGGCTGGCGCTCGCGGCGATCGGCCCCTTCGATCAGCAGCCCGCGCTCATCGCAGCCATCGAGGAAGAGGTGCGGGCCCGTGCAGGTGCATAG
- a CDS encoding polyribonucleotide nucleotidyltransferase has translation MTTDQVAHGGRTGRVDVEVGARPISIETGTLAKQANAAVVVRSGDTLVLVTATMSSAPREGIDFFPLTCDYEEKMFAAGKIPGGFFKREGRPGERATLSARLMDRPIRPLFPKGFRNDVQVVATVLSSDLDNTPDVLAVCGAGAALAISDIPFHGPIAAVRIGQVDGQLVVNPSLKLIDEKAMDLDLVVAGTRDGITMVEAGAREVSEERLLEALDLAHGEIKRIIAGIDDLVRRVGRAKLSVTPPAYPEIEAAVRETAAAKIAEALRRGDKLARETALAEVAADTQTTLADRFPGQAKIVGDLVDGVIKAEVRRMILNDGIRTDGRTPTEIRPLSAQVGLLPRVHGSGLFVRGQTQVLTACTLGTGQDEQIIDDLSTRDRKRYMHHYDFPPYSVGEARPMRSPGRREIGHGALAERAVEPMLPPEEEWPYTIRLVSLVLESNGSTSMASVCGSTLALMDAGVPIRKPVGGIAMGLITGPAGDPRVAILTDIQGIEDAMGDMDFKVAGTRDGVTALQMDIKIGGLSREIFRQALAQAREARMRILDAIVRTIPAPRSTMSPYAPRIITIVINPERIREVIGPGGKVINKITAETGVKIDIEQDGRVLIASADEEAAARAQRMIEDIVKEAKPGEIYKGRVTRLMNFGAFVEIFPGKEGLVHISELSRERVNKVEDVVKVGDELEVKVKEIDNLGRVNLTRRGLVPGDEVPAGLSPEGGDGGGGETRRAERFDRHDRGPRDRDHRGPRPPRRKPGP, from the coding sequence GTGACAACGGACCAGGTCGCGCACGGGGGGAGGACGGGCCGCGTGGACGTGGAGGTGGGCGCCCGCCCGATCTCGATCGAGACCGGCACCTTAGCCAAACAGGCCAACGCCGCGGTGGTCGTTCGGTCCGGGGACACGCTCGTTCTGGTCACCGCGACGATGTCGTCGGCGCCCCGTGAGGGGATCGATTTTTTCCCGCTGACCTGCGACTACGAAGAGAAGATGTTCGCCGCCGGGAAGATCCCCGGCGGTTTTTTTAAGCGCGAGGGGCGGCCGGGAGAGCGGGCGACTCTGAGCGCGCGCCTGATGGACCGCCCGATCCGGCCGCTGTTCCCCAAAGGCTTCCGGAACGATGTTCAGGTGGTCGCCACGGTGCTCAGCAGCGACCTCGACAACACTCCCGACGTGCTGGCGGTGTGCGGCGCGGGGGCGGCGCTGGCGATTTCAGACATCCCGTTCCATGGGCCGATCGCCGCGGTCCGGATCGGCCAGGTCGACGGTCAGTTGGTGGTCAACCCCTCGCTGAAGCTGATCGATGAGAAGGCGATGGACTTGGATCTCGTCGTCGCCGGCACCCGGGACGGCATCACCATGGTGGAAGCGGGCGCGCGTGAGGTCTCCGAGGAGCGCCTGCTCGAGGCCCTCGACCTCGCCCACGGGGAGATCAAGCGGATCATCGCCGGGATCGACGACCTGGTCCGCCGGGTAGGGCGCGCCAAACTTTCGGTGACGCCCCCCGCGTACCCCGAAATAGAGGCGGCGGTGCGGGAAACGGCGGCGGCGAAGATTGCCGAGGCCTTGCGCCGAGGCGACAAGCTGGCGCGGGAAACGGCGCTAGCCGAAGTCGCCGCGGACACGCAGACCACGCTGGCGGATCGATTTCCCGGACAGGCCAAGATCGTCGGCGACCTAGTGGACGGCGTGATCAAGGCGGAAGTCCGCCGGATGATTCTCAACGACGGCATCCGGACCGACGGCCGCACCCCCACGGAGATCCGTCCGCTCTCCGCGCAGGTGGGGCTGCTGCCTCGGGTGCACGGCTCCGGGTTGTTCGTGCGGGGACAGACCCAGGTCCTGACGGCGTGCACGCTGGGGACGGGACAGGACGAACAGATCATCGACGACCTGAGCACGCGGGACCGGAAGCGATACATGCACCACTACGACTTCCCGCCCTATAGCGTGGGCGAGGCCCGTCCGATGCGCAGTCCAGGTCGACGCGAGATCGGGCACGGGGCCCTGGCCGAGCGTGCCGTGGAGCCGATGTTGCCCCCGGAAGAGGAGTGGCCGTACACCATCCGTCTCGTTTCCCTCGTGCTCGAGTCGAACGGGTCCACCTCGATGGCTTCGGTCTGCGGCAGCACGCTGGCTTTGATGGATGCGGGGGTGCCGATTCGCAAGCCGGTCGGGGGGATCGCCATGGGGCTGATCACCGGGCCGGCGGGGGATCCGCGCGTCGCGATCCTCACGGATATTCAGGGGATCGAGGACGCGATGGGCGACATGGACTTCAAGGTGGCGGGGACCCGAGACGGGGTGACCGCGCTGCAGATGGACATCAAGATCGGGGGGCTCTCCCGGGAGATCTTCCGCCAGGCCCTGGCCCAAGCGCGGGAGGCGCGGATGCGGATCCTCGATGCGATCGTGCGGACGATTCCCGCCCCACGGTCCACGATGTCGCCGTACGCGCCGCGGATCATCACGATCGTCATCAACCCGGAGCGGATCCGCGAGGTGATCGGTCCAGGCGGGAAGGTGATCAACAAGATCACCGCGGAGACCGGGGTCAAGATCGACATCGAGCAGGACGGACGCGTGCTGATCGCCTCGGCGGACGAAGAGGCCGCCGCGCGCGCGCAGCGAATGATCGAGGACATCGTCAAGGAGGCGAAGCCGGGCGAGATCTACAAGGGACGGGTGACCCGCCTGATGAACTTCGGCGCGTTTGTGGAGATCTTCCCGGGCAAGGAGGGGCTGGTCCACATCTCCGAACTCTCCCGCGAACGGGTCAACAAGGTGGAGGACGTCGTCAAGGTGGGCGACGAACTTGAGGTGAAGGTCAAGGAGATCGATAACCTCGGGCGCGTCAACCTGACCCGGCGGGGGTTGGTGCCGGGGGACGAAGTGCCGGCGGGGCTGTCCCCCGAGGGGGGCGATGGCGGCGGCGGGGAGACGCGCCGGGCCGAACGGTTCGACCGGCACGATCGCGGACCTCGGGATCGGGATCACCGGGGGCCACGACCCCCGCGTCGAAAGCCGGGGCCGTAG
- the rpsO gene encoding 30S ribosomal protein S15, whose product MSAEGETTQQVPVNEFQRHAKDSGSADVQIARLTGRINHLSEHLKIHKNDFHSRRGLLRMVGLRRRLLTYLNTHHLERYRAIVDRLGLRR is encoded by the coding sequence ATGAGCGCAGAGGGTGAGACGACGCAGCAGGTCCCGGTGAACGAGTTTCAGCGACACGCCAAGGACAGTGGATCCGCCGACGTTCAGATCGCGCGTTTGACCGGACGCATCAACCACCTCAGCGAACATTTGAAGATCCACAAGAACGATTTTCATTCGCGGCGGGGTTTGCTGCGCATGGTCGGGTTGCGGCGTCGGCTCTTGACGTACCTCAACACCCACCACTTGGAGCGATATCGCGCAATCGTCGATCGGCTTGGGTTGCGGCGGTAG
- the efp gene encoding elongation factor P, with amino-acid sequence MISSNDFRPGVHFLLDGEMYVIIASDHVKVGRGPAYVKAKIKNIKTGSTTERTFRTAERVPLVYLERKTMQYLYSTGDEYVMMDKTNYEQLHLSAALVGDATRFLRENMDVTVVFHEQTPLGIELPNSVDLKIIETVPGFRGDTVSGGTKPATLETGTVVQVPLFVTAGETVRIDTRSGNYIERVR; translated from the coding sequence GTGATCTCGAGCAATGACTTTCGTCCAGGGGTGCATTTCCTGCTCGACGGGGAGATGTATGTCATCATCGCTTCCGACCATGTGAAGGTGGGTCGGGGGCCGGCCTACGTCAAAGCCAAGATCAAGAATATCAAGACCGGCTCCACGACGGAGCGGACGTTTCGCACGGCCGAGCGGGTTCCGCTGGTGTATCTCGAGCGGAAGACCATGCAGTATCTGTACTCGACCGGCGACGAGTACGTGATGATGGATAAGACCAACTACGAGCAACTCCATCTGTCGGCGGCCCTGGTCGGCGACGCGACCCGGTTTCTCCGGGAGAACATGGATGTGACGGTGGTCTTCCACGAGCAGACGCCGCTCGGCATCGAGCTGCCCAATTCGGTGGACCTGAAGATCATCGAGACCGTGCCGGGTTTTCGAGGCGACACTGTAAGCGGCGGGACCAAACCCGCCACATTGGAGACGGGCACCGTCGTGCAGGTGCCCCTCTTTGTGACCGCCGGGGAGACCGTGCGGATCGATACCCGCTCCGGGAACTACATCGAGCGCGTGCGGTAG